One part of the Gemmatimonadota bacterium genome encodes these proteins:
- a CDS encoding 3-deoxy-7-phosphoheptulonate synthase, with amino-acid sequence MAFKIRDEHVRGARPLPSPGELAAELPIPEPVAAHMAASRRTLRALLAGADPRALVVVGPCSVDDPDSALDYARRLRPVAERLSDVLYVVMRVYFEKPRTTIGWKGLINDPYLDDSGDMAAGLRIARRLLLDVAALGLPTATEFLEPVIPQYIAELVSWAAIGARTTESPTHRQLASGLSMPVGFKNGTDGSLQIALDAMVAASHPHHFLGVDHDGRVAVIETTGNPDRHLILRGGSAPNYDTDSLTDARAQVRARGLPDRILVDCAHGNSRKDPRRQAVIARELAERRAGGEDAILGWMVESYLEEGRQDLGPDPSVRARGRSLTDPCLGWEETEAMLEACARRLRGDPDGGGTGR; translated from the coding sequence ATGGCATTCAAGATCCGGGACGAACACGTCCGCGGGGCCCGTCCCCTGCCGAGCCCGGGCGAGCTCGCCGCCGAGTTGCCCATCCCCGAGCCCGTCGCGGCCCACATGGCCGCCAGCCGCCGGACCCTGCGGGCGCTCCTCGCCGGTGCCGATCCGCGCGCCCTGGTCGTCGTGGGGCCGTGCTCGGTGGACGACCCCGACAGCGCGCTCGACTACGCCCGGCGTCTCCGCCCGGTGGCCGAGCGGCTCTCGGACGTCCTCTACGTGGTGATGCGGGTCTACTTCGAGAAGCCGCGCACGACGATCGGCTGGAAAGGCCTCATCAACGACCCCTACCTGGACGACAGCGGCGACATGGCCGCCGGCCTCCGCATCGCGCGCCGCCTGTTGCTCGACGTGGCCGCGCTCGGGCTGCCCACCGCCACCGAGTTCCTGGAGCCGGTCATCCCGCAGTACATCGCGGAGCTGGTGTCGTGGGCCGCGATCGGTGCCCGCACGACGGAGTCGCCCACCCACCGCCAGCTCGCGTCCGGTCTGTCCATGCCGGTGGGCTTCAAGAACGGGACGGACGGGAGCCTCCAGATCGCGCTGGACGCCATGGTGGCCGCCTCCCACCCGCACCACTTCCTCGGGGTGGATCACGACGGTCGGGTGGCGGTGATCGAGACGACCGGCAACCCCGACCGCCACCTCATCCTGCGGGGAGGATCCGCGCCCAACTACGACACGGATTCGTTGACGGACGCGCGGGCACAGGTGCGCGCGCGCGGCCTCCCCGACCGCATCCTCGTCGACTGCGCCCACGGCAACTCGCGCAAGGACCCGCGCCGCCAGGCCGTCATCGCGCGCGAGCTGGCGGAGCGGCGCGCCGGTGGGGAGGACGCGATCCTGGGGTGGATGGTCGAGAGCTACCTGGAGGAAGGGCGTCAGGACCTCGGGCCGGACCCGTCGGTCCGGGCTCGCGGGCGTTCCCTCACCGACCCCTGTCTGGGGTGGGAGGAGACGGAGGCGATGCTGGAGGCGTGTGCGCGGCGTCTGCGGGGCGATCCCGACGGAGGTGGGACGGGTCGCTGA